A stretch of Candidatus Binatia bacterium DNA encodes these proteins:
- a CDS encoding crosslink repair DNA glycosylase YcaQ family protein, which produces MPPRPLSIAAARRIALSAQGLTRRRPKGRVGLSHVRRVIHELGLLQIDYVNVLVPAHYFVLFSRLGPFDRALLDRLVFQRREFVEQWAHEASIVPMKTWPLLAHRREEFQRSKRFDAFRRKHQEYVDSVLEDVRARGPLSADDLEPPDGVARKIPGVWSRSVPRMVLDHHFGHGRVVASTRRPNFMREFDLPERVVPEEHLERTLSKEESQRELLSQAARAHGIATAGDLADYWRMPMTETRSRLRELAERGKLREVAVEGWQEPAYLHPKAAHPRVADASALLSPFDPVVWTRDRMARLFGFDYRLEIFVPKPKRRWGYYVLPFLLGDRLVARIDLKAERARGRLDVLSSHLEDDLNAETVAAALAPELRLLADWLGLESVRVDRRGGFARALGPAVRAGEC; this is translated from the coding sequence ATGCCCCCGCGCCCCCTTTCGATCGCGGCCGCCCGCCGGATCGCGCTCAGCGCCCAGGGCCTCACGCGCCGACGTCCCAAAGGGCGCGTCGGACTGTCCCACGTTCGCCGGGTGATCCACGAGCTCGGCCTGTTGCAAATCGACTACGTGAACGTGCTCGTTCCCGCGCACTACTTCGTTCTGTTCTCCCGCCTCGGGCCCTTCGACCGCGCCCTGCTCGACCGCCTCGTTTTCCAGCGTCGCGAGTTCGTCGAGCAATGGGCCCACGAGGCATCGATCGTTCCAATGAAGACCTGGCCGCTGCTCGCGCACCGCCGCGAGGAGTTCCAGCGCTCAAAACGCTTCGATGCCTTCAGACGAAAGCATCAAGAGTACGTCGACTCCGTGCTCGAAGACGTGCGGGCACGCGGCCCGCTGTCCGCCGACGACCTGGAACCACCCGACGGTGTAGCCCGGAAGATTCCCGGGGTCTGGAGCCGATCCGTGCCGCGTATGGTTCTGGATCACCACTTCGGCCACGGTCGGGTCGTCGCGTCCACGCGTCGCCCCAACTTCATGCGCGAGTTCGACCTTCCGGAGCGCGTCGTCCCCGAGGAACACCTCGAACGCACCCTCTCCAAGGAGGAAAGCCAACGCGAGCTGCTCTCGCAGGCGGCGCGCGCCCACGGCATCGCGACCGCGGGCGACCTCGCGGACTACTGGCGCATGCCGATGACCGAAACGCGGAGCCGCCTTCGCGAACTCGCGGAACGAGGCAAGCTTCGCGAGGTCGCGGTCGAAGGCTGGCAGGAACCCGCGTACCTCCACCCGAAAGCGGCACACCCACGCGTCGCCGACGCCTCCGCACTGCTCTCGCCGTTCGATCCCGTCGTGTGGACCCGCGACCGGATGGCGCGCCTCTTCGGGTTCGACTACCGACTCGAGATCTTCGTCCCGAAGCCCAAGCGCCGCTGGGGCTACTACGTGCTTCCATTCCTCCTCGGCGACCGCCTCGTAGCCCGCATCGATCTGAAGGCGGAACGCGCGCGGGGCCGGCTCGACGTCCTGTCCTCGCACTTGGAGGACGACCTGAATGCCGAGACCGTCGCAGCCGCTCTCGCGCCGGAACTGCGACTGCTCGCAGACTGGCTCGGTCTGGAGAGCGTCCGCGTCGACCGCCGCGGCGGATTCGCTCGTGCGCTCGGTCCGGCGGTTCGCGCGGGGGAGTGCTAG
- a CDS encoding DUF938 domain-containing protein, with amino-acid sequence MPRRHAPATDRNREPILEVLRDCLPKSGRVLEIACGTGQHTAFFAPEFPNLEWQPSDLDPEARASTDEWARNLANVQPAIALDASAREWPLNGVSAIFCANMIHIAPIEACTGLVVGAGRALEPKGLLILYGPYRRDGAHTAASNASFDEDLRARNPSWGIRDLEFVTAEAANAGLVHQGTTQMPANNLLLVFRASADAEATR; translated from the coding sequence ATGCCGCGACGACACGCTCCCGCCACCGACCGCAATCGGGAACCGATTCTCGAAGTCCTGCGGGACTGTCTGCCAAAGAGCGGCCGCGTTCTCGAGATCGCCTGCGGCACGGGCCAGCACACGGCTTTCTTCGCTCCGGAGTTCCCGAACCTGGAGTGGCAACCGAGCGACCTCGACCCCGAGGCGCGCGCGAGCACCGACGAGTGGGCCCGTAACCTGGCGAACGTACAGCCGGCAATCGCCCTCGACGCCTCCGCCCGGGAGTGGCCGCTGAACGGCGTGAGCGCGATCTTCTGCGCGAACATGATCCACATCGCCCCCATCGAAGCGTGCACGGGACTCGTGGTCGGCGCCGGCCGTGCCCTCGAGCCGAAAGGTCTCCTCATCCTCTACGGCCCGTACCGCCGCGACGGCGCGCACACCGCGGCGAGCAACGCCTCGTTCGACGAAGATCTGCGCGCCCGCAATCCGTCGTGGGGAATCCGCGACCTCGAGTTCGTCACCGCAGAGGCAGCGAACGCCGGGCTCGTCCATCAGGGAACGACCCAGATGCCGGCCAACAACCTGCTGCTCGTGTTTCGCGCTTCGGCCGACGCCGAGGCAACCCGTTGA
- a CDS encoding MFS transporter: protein MSEQGSFRGWRMVAALAIAQGCGIGLLNAYGLVVEPIAAEFDASTAMIGAGMSVFVLSMALTSAFLGPLLDRGIIRPVMLGGVALMMGGVGWMARATNMGELGLGLAIASVGIAAYGPLPANVVLVNWFAKRRGTALAIAAAGPPIVGFFVPTATAWLIEIGGWRTAFSALSLALGAIALPIIAFVVVARPSEVGETVDGVPEAAAEEEPRADADSSISDLLHQRDFWLVAFAFGLYFSVPVGAGLFIVPLLLELEFSPWAAAAGATMAAGANLVGTIGAGALADRLRPKSVFLGVLAVFIVGLLFIGLADSSLLVFAAVCPLTFSFGAGQPLLPLLLGGRFGPQVVGRALGVTGALGLPFLIAAAPLAGLLRDFTGTYRSVFLGAAVVIALSAALTAAARTRRP from the coding sequence TTGAGCGAACAGGGCTCGTTCCGCGGCTGGCGCATGGTCGCGGCGCTCGCGATCGCGCAGGGCTGCGGAATCGGCCTCCTGAACGCGTACGGGCTCGTCGTGGAACCAATCGCCGCGGAGTTCGATGCGAGCACCGCAATGATCGGCGCGGGAATGTCGGTCTTCGTTCTCTCGATGGCCCTGACGAGCGCGTTCCTCGGCCCGCTTCTCGACCGAGGGATCATCCGGCCCGTGATGCTCGGCGGGGTTGCGCTCATGATGGGCGGCGTCGGGTGGATGGCGCGGGCCACGAACATGGGCGAGCTCGGCCTCGGGCTCGCGATCGCATCGGTCGGCATCGCCGCCTACGGTCCGCTCCCGGCCAACGTCGTGCTCGTGAACTGGTTCGCCAAACGCCGGGGGACCGCTCTCGCGATCGCGGCGGCGGGACCACCGATCGTGGGTTTCTTCGTGCCCACCGCCACGGCGTGGCTGATCGAGATCGGCGGCTGGCGCACCGCGTTCTCTGCCCTCTCCCTCGCGCTCGGTGCGATCGCACTCCCCATCATCGCGTTCGTAGTCGTGGCACGGCCCTCGGAGGTCGGCGAAACCGTCGACGGAGTGCCGGAAGCCGCCGCCGAGGAGGAACCGCGAGCGGACGCGGACTCTTCGATCAGCGATCTTCTGCACCAACGAGATTTCTGGCTCGTCGCCTTCGCGTTCGGGCTGTACTTCTCCGTGCCCGTGGGCGCGGGCCTGTTTATCGTGCCGCTGCTTCTCGAGCTCGAGTTCTCCCCGTGGGCCGCAGCGGCGGGCGCCACGATGGCCGCGGGCGCCAATCTCGTCGGCACGATCGGCGCGGGCGCCCTCGCCGATCGCCTTCGCCCGAAGTCCGTTTTCCTGGGAGTCCTCGCTGTCTTCATCGTCGGCCTGCTCTTCATCGGCCTCGCCGACTCTTCTCTCCTCGTGTTCGCAGCGGTCTGTCCGTTGACCTTTAGCTTCGGAGCCGGACAGCCTCTTCTCCCGCTCCTGCTCGGTGGCCGCTTCGGTCCCCAGGTCGTCGGACGCGCCCTTGGTGTAACCGGCGCCTTAGGACTTCCCTTCCTGATCGCGGCCGCACCCCTGGCCGGGCTCCTGCGCGACTTCACCGGCACCTACCGAAGCGTGTTCCTGGGGGCTGCCGTGGTCATTGCGTTGTCAGCCGCGCTCACCGCCGCCGCCAGGACGCGCCGCCCATAA
- a CDS encoding sulfatase — translation MAPGRRTLALLGLCAIVLAACTDPPPNAANDVHAGATKKAAFSPAQPNVLLIIVDTLRADRLPTYGFPAGRTPSLDELTHDAVVFERAIAASASTVPSHASMFTSRFVRQHAVGYRNGDTALRNEPTLAEAFRDAGYATAAFISNVMLRSTTGLNRGFDFYDENLPTEEPNRPLFFERDAALTTKRAIRWLERERDKPVFLVVHYQDPHGPYTPPEQVLADFPAAPVADEPTLPVNSTQSGFRGLPSYQAIPGLDQPSQYERRYAAEILYTDRWMAKLLRAFDSQDPNAEHVVLFTADHGESLGEEEHWFEHGHTSMPDIAHIPFVLRAPGIPPARRPEPVSQVDILPTLLELAQIDVPTGTAGIALGPYLRSGEPLPARELYCDIGLETAIYEEGGFTRLRFPSYDSGHRGDISEIRVERYDWPRDQGWRPATAPTEVSDETRRYLSRVTPLHLTTTPPDRARAARLRALGYLEPELPAKE, via the coding sequence ATGGCCCCCGGTCGACGAACGCTGGCGCTGCTCGGTCTGTGCGCGATCGTGCTGGCAGCCTGCACCGACCCACCGCCCAACGCTGCCAATGATGTCCACGCCGGTGCGACGAAGAAAGCTGCGTTCTCGCCGGCTCAACCGAACGTCCTGCTCATCATCGTTGATACCCTGCGCGCCGACCGGCTACCCACGTACGGATTCCCCGCCGGGCGAACCCCCTCCCTCGACGAGCTGACCCACGACGCAGTCGTGTTCGAGCGAGCGATCGCCGCATCTGCTTCGACCGTGCCGTCGCATGCATCGATGTTCACGTCACGGTTCGTCCGCCAGCACGCGGTCGGGTACCGCAACGGAGATACGGCTCTGCGAAACGAACCAACCCTGGCCGAGGCGTTTCGCGATGCGGGGTACGCAACGGCCGCATTCATCAGCAACGTCATGCTGCGCAGCACAACCGGGCTAAACCGTGGCTTCGACTTCTACGACGAGAACCTCCCCACTGAGGAACCCAACCGCCCGCTCTTCTTCGAGCGCGACGCCGCACTCACTACGAAGCGGGCCATCCGGTGGTTGGAACGGGAGCGGGACAAGCCCGTGTTCCTCGTCGTGCACTATCAAGATCCGCACGGCCCCTACACGCCACCGGAACAGGTCCTCGCTGACTTTCCGGCCGCACCGGTCGCGGATGAACCCACGCTCCCAGTGAATTCTACCCAGAGTGGGTTCCGCGGCCTGCCGTCGTATCAGGCGATTCCCGGCCTCGACCAACCGAGCCAGTACGAGCGCCGCTATGCCGCCGAGATCCTCTACACGGATCGCTGGATGGCGAAGCTGCTCCGCGCATTCGACAGCCAAGACCCGAACGCGGAGCACGTCGTCCTGTTCACCGCGGACCACGGCGAGAGCCTCGGGGAAGAGGAGCATTGGTTCGAGCACGGACACACGAGCATGCCCGACATCGCGCACATCCCCTTCGTTCTCCGGGCGCCGGGCATCCCACCCGCTCGCCGACCGGAGCCGGTGAGTCAGGTCGACATCCTGCCCACCCTGCTCGAACTCGCCCAGATCGACGTCCCGACGGGTACTGCCGGGATTGCGCTGGGGCCCTACCTCCGCAGTGGCGAGCCCCTTCCGGCGCGCGAGCTGTACTGCGACATCGGCCTCGAGACCGCCATATACGAGGAAGGCGGCTTCACGCGGCTTCGCTTCCCGTCTTACGACTCCGGACACAGAGGTGACATCAGCGAGATCCGGGTCGAACGATACGACTGGCCTCGAGACCAGGGCTGGCGGCCCGCCACGGCGCCGACCGAGGTCAGCGACGAAACTCGCCGTTATCTGTCCCGCGTCACCCCGCTGCATCTGACGACGACCCCGCCCGACCGCGCGCGCGCGGCGCGGCTCCGCGCCCTGGGCTACCTGGAGCCGGAGCTCCCGGCCAAGGAGTGA
- a CDS encoding fatty acid desaturase family protein — translation MTTSATTVDEALPHNWRKALSNDEVHSLLAMRDARSWLTLTINWGIVGTAFAMVAVWPNVLTALLATFLIGARMLGFAVLMHDASHRALFHNRKVNDWVGNWLCAYPVWSDLRPYRPYHLQHHGKTGTAEDPDLGLITPFPITPRSLRRKMWRDLSGQTGRKFAKAAFKRTFARFRVDEDARWAAIGVTVTNVILFGALAAFGHPALYLLWVLAWMTTYTWVTRIRAIAEHALTPDQTDPLRNTRTTIASPLERLLIAPNRVNYHLEHHLLMTVPHYNLPRMHALLSERGILEEACVDRGYRIVLSRAASKESDGTTVEDDKTDYDPSQRNGLIAPPDSSDQQRDSAS, via the coding sequence ATGACGACCAGTGCAACGACCGTAGACGAAGCGCTACCCCACAACTGGAGGAAAGCCCTCTCCAACGACGAGGTTCACTCCCTGCTGGCGATGCGCGACGCGCGCTCCTGGCTCACGTTGACGATTAACTGGGGCATCGTAGGCACGGCGTTCGCGATGGTAGCCGTGTGGCCCAACGTCCTGACCGCCCTTCTCGCCACGTTCCTGATCGGGGCGCGGATGCTGGGCTTTGCCGTGCTCATGCACGACGCCTCGCACCGCGCGCTCTTCCACAACCGGAAGGTCAACGACTGGGTCGGCAACTGGCTCTGCGCCTACCCGGTCTGGAGCGACCTGCGCCCTTACCGACCCTACCATCTGCAGCACCACGGGAAGACCGGCACCGCCGAAGACCCGGACCTCGGACTGATCACGCCGTTTCCGATCACTCCGCGGAGTCTGCGACGGAAGATGTGGCGTGATCTCAGCGGCCAGACGGGCCGGAAGTTCGCGAAGGCCGCATTCAAGCGCACGTTCGCGCGCTTCCGTGTCGACGAGGATGCCCGCTGGGCAGCGATCGGCGTGACCGTTACGAACGTGATCCTCTTCGGTGCCCTGGCGGCCTTCGGGCACCCCGCGCTGTATCTACTCTGGGTCCTCGCCTGGATGACGACCTACACCTGGGTCACGCGGATCCGAGCGATCGCCGAGCACGCCCTCACGCCCGACCAGACCGATCCGCTGCGCAATACGCGCACGACCATCGCGTCGCCGCTCGAAAGACTCCTCATCGCTCCGAACCGGGTCAACTATCACCTCGAGCATCACCTGCTGATGACCGTGCCCCACTACAACCTGCCTCGGATGCACGCGCTCCTCAGCGAACGCGGCATCCTCGAGGAAGCCTGCGTCGACCGCGGCTACCGAATCGTTCTGAGCCGCGCCGCCTCGAAGGAATCCGACGGCACAACGGTCGAGGATGACAAGACGGACTACGATCCGTCGCAGCGGAACGGCCTGATCGCGCCACCCGATTCATCCGACCAGCAGCGGGACTCCGCTTCCTGA
- a CDS encoding VCBS repeat-containing protein — MYPIRFLVPVLGALFGLVATVAAEPGGFERFELSVPHPVRKAVFAVKTPGGGGRSLVVAGVGADKSASFSVFPVGEDGRLSAKPARTVQLAGDVLALDGDEEALYALTPSGVQRWNPADDSFSSVAEATSIFQLRPLAQLIPISFLDDADGDGRSDIVLPDFNGYRVFFQEDTGGFRSGPVLQVPAISHHQEYNRRITYRPVRLYFLDGDGDGTRDAVAVRGGSMIFFAGEGPGRFAAGRVVPLGLGITERFLGDDVGGVDVDHTDQTWKRVVRVGDFDGNGKADLFTHTVESEGLFDKTHVLQLHSAKKGVGFDYESSEDGRIDTNVVIDTPSFADVNGDGRTDFGTWSVDFGIGTIFGWLVSGTVDLEVSYYALGENGRYPSEPDRREEVEVAFDLASGKPTVPPWFLSDINGDSRLDLILGEGDDKIRVFLGDGSEALFAADPVVTEVRLPGNGRDLVSPADVNGDGKADIVLRYGRVDGDGLDRTLQVLIAQ; from the coding sequence GTGTACCCGATTCGATTCTTGGTCCCGGTCCTTGGTGCGCTCTTCGGTCTCGTTGCGACCGTCGCCGCGGAGCCCGGTGGATTCGAGCGCTTCGAGCTCTCGGTGCCGCACCCGGTGCGGAAGGCGGTCTTTGCCGTGAAGACGCCGGGAGGGGGCGGGCGTAGCCTCGTGGTCGCCGGTGTCGGCGCGGACAAGTCGGCGAGCTTCTCGGTCTTCCCGGTAGGCGAGGACGGACGGTTGTCTGCGAAGCCGGCTCGCACGGTGCAATTGGCGGGCGACGTGCTCGCTCTCGATGGAGACGAAGAAGCGCTCTACGCGCTGACTCCCTCGGGCGTCCAGCGTTGGAATCCGGCAGACGACTCGTTCTCTTCCGTTGCGGAAGCGACCTCGATCTTCCAGCTCCGACCGCTCGCCCAGCTGATCCCGATCTCGTTCCTCGACGATGCCGACGGGGACGGCCGATCTGATATCGTCCTCCCGGATTTCAACGGCTACCGCGTCTTCTTCCAAGAGGACACGGGCGGGTTCCGCAGCGGCCCGGTCCTCCAGGTCCCCGCCATCTCACATCACCAGGAGTACAACCGCCGCATCACGTACCGCCCGGTGCGGCTGTACTTCCTCGACGGTGACGGTGACGGTACGCGAGACGCGGTCGCGGTGCGCGGTGGCTCGATGATCTTCTTCGCGGGCGAGGGCCCGGGCCGCTTCGCTGCGGGGAGAGTCGTTCCGCTGGGCCTCGGCATCACCGAACGCTTCCTCGGAGACGACGTCGGCGGCGTGGACGTCGACCACACGGATCAGACCTGGAAGCGCGTCGTGCGCGTCGGCGACTTCGACGGGAACGGGAAGGCCGATCTCTTCACGCACACGGTGGAGAGCGAAGGGCTCTTCGATAAGACCCACGTCCTTCAGCTTCACTCGGCCAAGAAGGGCGTCGGGTTCGATTACGAGTCCTCCGAGGACGGCCGCATCGATACGAACGTCGTGATCGATACCCCGAGCTTCGCCGATGTGAACGGCGACGGCCGTACGGACTTCGGCACGTGGTCCGTCGACTTCGGCATCGGGACGATTTTCGGGTGGCTCGTCAGCGGGACGGTGGACCTCGAGGTATCGTACTACGCGCTTGGGGAGAACGGTCGCTATCCCAGTGAACCCGACCGGCGCGAGGAGGTCGAAGTGGCGTTCGATCTCGCGAGTGGGAAGCCGACCGTGCCCCCCTGGTTCCTCTCCGACATAAACGGCGACAGCCGGCTGGATCTGATCCTCGGCGAGGGCGACGACAAGATCCGCGTGTTCCTGGGCGATGGATCGGAGGCGCTCTTTGCGGCCGACCCGGTCGTGACCGAGGTCCGTCTCCCGGGCAACGGCCGGGACCTCGTGAGCCCGGCTGACGTGAACGGAGACGGCAAGGCCGACATCGTCCTTCGCTACGGACGCGTGGACGGCGACGGCCTCGACCGGACCCTGCAGGTGTTGATCGCCCAGTGA